The Bacteroidales bacterium genome includes the window CCGTTTAAAGGATACTATTCCTATTCAACCCAAAGATGTGATTATTGTTGAAGGAATTTTAATTCTTACTAATCCGCGAATGCGCGAGCGGATGGATATTAAAGTGTATGTTGATGCGGATTCGGATGACCGCCTGATGCGAGTAATTCGTCGCGATATTGAAGAACGTGGACGTTCGTTTCATCAGGTTCTTGATCATTATGAAAAGTATGTTAAGCCCATGCATCTTCAATTTATTGAACCTACAAAACGTTATGCTGATATAATTATTCCGCAAGGTGGCGCCAATCATGTTGGGATAGATATTTTAACTTCGAAAATAAAAATGAGTTTGAAAAAATAATGTCAAATTATATTTTGATTTTGACATTTCCCATCATCAACGAGATATTTTCTATAATCCTTTTGGAACGGCAGCAATAAGCTTTTGAGTATATTCTGTTTTGGGATTGGAATAAATTTCATCGGAATCGCCGTACTCCTGTATCATCCCATCTTTCATAACAATCATACGGTCGGACATAAATTTCACAACCGACAAATCGTGTGAAATAAAAATATAAGTAAACCCAAATTCTCTTTTCAAATCATTCAGCAGATTCAGTACCTGCGCCTGGATTGAAACATCGAGTGCGGAAACCGATTCATCGCAAATGATAAACTCAGGTTGCAAAGCAAGAGCCCGGGCAATACAAACACGTTGCCGCTGACCTCCCGAAAATTCATGTGGATAGCGGTTGTAATGTTTTGCCGGAATATTTACTTTATCGAGAAGTGAAAAAACATTTTCTTTTCTTTCTTTATCATTACTATGTAGCGAATGAACCATCATCGGTTCCAAAATTGCGTCACCAATGGTCATTCGCGGGTTAAGCGAGGAATAAGGGTCTTGAAATATGATTTGAATATTTTTCCTGATTTTTCTTAATTCATTTTGCGATAGGGAAGCAATATCCTTTCCTTTAAATAAAACTTTTCCTTCGGTTGGTTCGATCAATCGTAAGATTGTTCTTCCCAAAGTGGTTTTCCCGCAGCCCGATTCGCCCACTAATCCAAGTGTTTCGCCGGTGTATACATCAAAGCTTACATTGTTAACGGCTTTAATATAATTTTTTGTTTTTCTGAAAATACTTTCACGAATAGGAAAATATGTTTTCAGGTTTTTTACTTCGAGTATTGGCTTTTTTGAAAATATTTTTTCGTGGTATAATTTTCTTTCTTCATTTTTTATAACAAGTGAAGAAGTAATTTCTGAAATATCTTTTATCTTTTCGCTGATGTTGCCTTCAATATCTGTTTCCATGAAATCGGCTACAACAGGGAGTTTCCGCAAACGTACATTCATTGAAGGACGGCAAGCTATAAGTCCTTTAGTATACGGGTGTTTTGGGTTACTGAAAATTTCTTTTACATTTCCCTGTTCCACGATTTTTCCTTTGTACATTACAAGAACGTTGTCGGCAATTTCAGCAATAACACCTAAATCATGAGAAATAAAAATAATACTCATATTGTGTTTCTGCTGAAGGTTTTTCATCAATTGCAGAATTGTTTTCTGAACGGTAACATCAAGTGCAGTTGTAGGCTCGTCGGCAATAAGGATTGATGGGTTGCACGACATAGCCATAGCAATCATCACACGTTGTTTTTGTCCACCTGAAAGCTCGTGAGGATAACTGTTAAAAATAGTTGATGGTCGCGGTAACTGAACTTCTTCAAATAATTGTAGCGTTTTTTCTTTTCCTTCTTTATTAGAAAGATGGAGATGTAATTTTAATACTTCAACAATTTGTTTACCGCATTTCATCACCGGGTTCAATGATGTCATAGGCTCCTGGAAGATCATTGCAATTTCTTTTCCTCGAAATGTGCGCATTTTTTTTTCAGGAATAGAGATTAAATCAGAAGGATTTTCCTGATGATATAAAATTTCACCATTACTAGTTTTTCCGTTTGGCGGAAGCAAACGCATTATGGAAAGTGAGGTAATGGATTTCCCTGAACCCGATTCGCCAACAATACCAAGTGTTTCGCCTTTATTCAGGTTGAAGGAAATATTGTCAACAGCTTTAACTATTCCTTCTTCTGAAGAAAATTCGGTACATAAATTTTTTATTTCGAGTAGTGGAAATTCCATGTAGTTTGAATATGCCTTAAAAGTACTAAAAAAGTAAGTAATATATAAATACCATTTTTTTAATAATTGAAGAATTTTAGCGATAAAAAATTTGTTGAAGTTTGGAATTTGGCTTTTCCGTCAGTCTTCGATAAACTCAGACTGACATATAAACTCAGACTGACATACTAAATAAAAACCCCCAGTTTTTGCTGAGGGTTTTTGAATTATTTTTTAACAGGATTATCCCATTCAATTTTGTAGTAATC containing:
- a CDS encoding ABC transporter ATP-binding protein produces the protein MEFPLLEIKNLCTEFSSEEGIVKAVDNISFNLNKGETLGIVGESGSGKSITSLSIMRLLPPNGKTSNGEILYHQENPSDLISIPEKKMRTFRGKEIAMIFQEPMTSLNPVMKCGKQIVEVLKLHLHLSNKEGKEKTLQLFEEVQLPRPSTIFNSYPHELSGGQKQRVMIAMAMSCNPSILIADEPTTALDVTVQKTILQLMKNLQQKHNMSIIFISHDLGVIAEIADNVLVMYKGKIVEQGNVKEIFSNPKHPYTKGLIACRPSMNVRLRKLPVVADFMETDIEGNISEKIKDISEITSSLVIKNEERKLYHEKIFSKKPILEVKNLKTYFPIRESIFRKTKNYIKAVNNVSFDVYTGETLGLVGESGCGKTTLGRTILRLIEPTEGKVLFKGKDIASLSQNELRKIRKNIQIIFQDPYSSLNPRMTIGDAILEPMMVHSLHSNDKERKENVFSLLDKVNIPAKHYNRYPHEFSGGQRQRVCIARALALQPEFIICDESVSALDVSIQAQVLNLLNDLKREFGFTYIFISHDLSVVKFMSDRMIVMKDGMIQEYGDSDEIYSNPKTEYTQKLIAAVPKGL
- the udk gene encoding uridine kinase: MLIIGIAGGSGSGKSTVVKQIMKRLPKDEVAVIPQDAYYKDSGHLSPEDRAKKNFDHPSSIEFNLLIKHLDLLREGKSIDMPTYSYLSCARLKDTIPIQPKDVIIVEGILILTNPRMRERMDIKVYVDADSDDRLMRVIRRDIEERGRSFHQVLDHYEKYVKPMHLQFIEPTKRYADIIIPQGGANHVGIDILTSKIKMSLKK